One genomic segment of Paenibacillus durus includes these proteins:
- a CDS encoding UDP-N-acetylglucosamine 1-carboxyvinyltransferase — protein MEKLMIGGGRPLQGMVTISGAKNSAIALIPAAILAESEVILDNLPSLSDVAVYSEILQELGAEVSWSGSQMRIDPSRIVSIPMPNGPVKKLRASYYMMGALLGRFKEATIGLPGGCNFEPRPIDQHIKGFEALGASVTNEHGAIHLYAKELRGAKIYLDVSSVGATINIMLAASRAKGSTIIENAAKEPEIIDVATLLNSMGAVIKGAGTETIRIEGVTEMHGCRHSIIPDRIQAGTYMIAAAATRGDVLIDNVIPKHLEALTAKLLEMGVEVEELDESIRVIGKMAYEPADVKALIYPGFATDLQSPMTSMLTQAKGVSVLSDFVYSNRFKHVPELLRMGAKIRVEGRSAIIEGSRLNAAKVKAADLRAGAALVIAGLTVEDGITEVTGVEYIDRGYDNLVPNLRELGAEVWREKE, from the coding sequence ATGGAAAAATTAATGATTGGCGGTGGGCGTCCGCTGCAAGGCATGGTGACAATCAGCGGTGCAAAGAACAGCGCGATTGCGCTCATTCCTGCGGCGATTTTGGCTGAATCGGAAGTTATTCTGGATAATTTGCCCTCCCTTAGCGATGTGGCCGTCTATTCTGAAATCTTGCAAGAGCTTGGCGCTGAAGTATCATGGTCGGGCAGCCAGATGCGAATAGATCCTTCACGGATTGTTTCAATTCCTATGCCTAACGGGCCTGTCAAGAAGCTTCGGGCGTCTTATTACATGATGGGTGCCCTCCTGGGACGCTTCAAAGAAGCGACCATCGGACTTCCCGGAGGCTGCAATTTCGAGCCAAGACCTATCGACCAGCATATCAAAGGATTCGAGGCGCTAGGCGCGAGCGTAACCAACGAACATGGCGCCATTCATTTATATGCCAAAGAGCTGCGCGGCGCAAAGATATATCTGGATGTATCCAGTGTAGGCGCGACTATTAATATTATGCTGGCGGCTTCCCGGGCCAAAGGCTCTACCATTATCGAAAATGCGGCTAAAGAGCCTGAGATTATAGATGTAGCGACTTTACTTAACTCCATGGGCGCTGTCATTAAGGGCGCCGGAACCGAAACCATCCGGATCGAAGGCGTAACGGAGATGCACGGCTGCCGCCACTCCATTATTCCCGACCGGATTCAGGCAGGAACTTACATGATCGCGGCGGCAGCTACACGCGGCGATGTGCTGATAGACAACGTTATTCCCAAGCATCTGGAGGCGCTAACGGCGAAGCTGCTGGAAATGGGCGTTGAAGTCGAGGAACTGGATGAGAGCATCCGGGTGATTGGCAAGATGGCTTACGAGCCGGCTGATGTTAAGGCGCTTATCTACCCCGGGTTTGCTACCGATTTGCAATCGCCGATGACCAGTATGCTGACGCAGGCAAAAGGCGTAAGCGTGCTTAGCGACTTCGTCTACAGCAACCGCTTCAAGCATGTCCCGGAGCTGCTGCGAATGGGAGCGAAGATACGCGTTGAAGGAAGATCGGCCATTATTGAAGGCAGCAGGCTGAATGCGGCCAAAGTTAAAGCGGCGGATCTTAGGGCCGGTGCTGCGCTGGTTATCGCCGGACTGACCGTAGAAGACGGCATTACGGAAGTGACCGGCGTCGAGTATATCGACCGCGGTTATGATAATCTCGTACCCAACCTTCGTGAATTGGGTGCTGAGGTGTGGCGGGAGAAAGAGTAA
- the rho gene encoding transcription termination factor Rho, translated as MDLQISDLEEMKLTDLYKLAKKYQIPYYGQMKKRELIFAILRAQAEQSGLMFMEGVLEILPEGYGFLRPINYLPSAEDIYISASQIRKFDLRTGDLVSGKCRTPKENERYFGLLQVNAVNGENPASAAERLHFPALTPLYPQDKLSLEASPTHLSTRIMDLLAPVGLGQRGLIVAPPKAGKTLLLKEIANSISTNNPEIELFVLLIDERPEEVTDMQRSVKGEVVASTFDELPENHIKVAELVLQRALRLVEHKKDVVILLDSITRLARAYNLVVPPSGRTLSGGIDPAAFHRPKRFFGSARNVEEGGSLTILATALIDTGSRMDDIIYEEFKGTGNMELHLDRKLAERRIFPAIDIRRSGTRREEVLLSKEELDTIWAIRKSMNDSYDFVESFIKKLRDSKTNAEFLASFDVSGSKDSAAATASSGGTSNSGASARRPIRTKTASVTTTT; from the coding sequence ATGGATCTTCAAATTTCCGACTTGGAAGAAATGAAGCTGACCGACTTATACAAGTTGGCAAAGAAATATCAGATTCCCTATTATGGGCAGATGAAGAAAAGGGAGCTGATCTTTGCTATTCTGCGCGCACAGGCGGAGCAGAGCGGTCTGATGTTTATGGAAGGCGTTCTGGAGATATTGCCGGAGGGCTACGGTTTTCTTAGACCGATCAACTACTTGCCAAGCGCTGAGGATATTTATATTTCGGCTTCGCAAATCCGCAAATTTGATCTCCGTACCGGAGATTTGGTATCCGGCAAATGCCGTACCCCTAAAGAGAATGAACGTTATTTCGGGCTGCTTCAGGTTAATGCCGTCAACGGCGAGAATCCGGCCAGTGCGGCCGAGCGCCTTCATTTTCCAGCTCTTACGCCGTTATATCCCCAGGACAAGCTTTCGCTTGAAGCCTCGCCTACTCATTTGTCCACCCGGATCATGGATTTGCTCGCACCTGTCGGCCTTGGACAGCGCGGTTTGATCGTCGCTCCACCCAAAGCCGGCAAGACGCTCCTTCTCAAAGAGATTGCCAACAGCATCTCCACGAACAACCCTGAGATCGAACTGTTTGTACTGCTGATTGACGAACGCCCCGAGGAAGTAACCGATATGCAGCGTTCCGTAAAAGGCGAAGTGGTCGCCTCGACGTTCGACGAGCTACCCGAAAATCATATCAAGGTGGCTGAACTGGTGCTTCAGCGGGCGCTTCGTCTCGTCGAGCACAAAAAAGACGTCGTTATTCTGCTGGACAGCATCACCCGCCTTGCGCGCGCCTACAATCTCGTCGTTCCTCCTTCGGGCCGGACGCTTAGCGGCGGGATTGACCCGGCGGCATTCCACCGGCCTAAGCGGTTCTTCGGTTCGGCGCGGAATGTTGAGGAAGGCGGAAGTCTGACCATTCTCGCGACGGCGCTGATTGATACCGGCTCACGGATGGATGATATTATTTATGAAGAGTTCAAGGGTACGGGCAATATGGAGCTTCATCTCGACCGGAAGCTTGCGGAGCGCCGCATTTTTCCGGCTATCGATATCCGCCGTTCCGGTACGCGCCGCGAAGAAGTGCTGCTGAGCAAGGAAGAGCTGGATACCATTTGGGCGATCCGCAAAAGTATGAACGACTCTTACGACTTTGTAGAGAGCTTTATTAAGAAGCTGCGCGACAGCAAGACGAACGCCGAGTTCCTTGCTTCCTTCGATGTTTCGGGCAGCAAAGATTCGGCCGCCGCTACCGCAAGCAGCGGAGGCACATCGAACAGCGGGGCTTCCGCTCGGCGTCCGATACGCACCAAGACCGCTTCCGTAACGACTACCACCTAA
- a CDS encoding radical SAM protein yields the protein MHLVYADGQGNVYDHPELHGLARSGDMIVELLEEELIPLPEGATLSLLPNTRAVGMNPFTGEMLPLPEGSHAVGALLPQGFTRLCLPGYIKTDKSYKLPLFGYSAVVWKDGGFYVAAEQTDDPYKWNPLNCDRDAVRSGANSLTSKYPENRLYGHLSNCALGYECLTSSNTFLSRWEGGVPVSYSCNAGCFGCISEQPDDSGFVSPQTRMNFKPRVEEIVEVMLEHLKTPESIISFGQGCEGEPSTQAKLIIEAVREVRSVTDMGYININTNAGLSDHIRGIVDAGLDLMRVSTISALDEHYNAYYKPRGYTLANVEKSLKYAASEGVYASINYLVFPGVTDREEEVEAMVEFVKRTGLKLIQMRNLNIDPESYLELIPPARGELLGMKTMLEIFREELPGVVIGSYTHVPPAGEARPKKAIARVLPQSRNI from the coding sequence ATGCATCTGGTATATGCCGACGGGCAAGGAAACGTATATGATCATCCCGAACTGCACGGGCTGGCCCGCAGCGGAGATATGATTGTCGAACTGTTGGAGGAAGAATTGATTCCGCTGCCTGAAGGGGCAACGCTTTCTCTACTGCCGAATACGAGAGCCGTCGGAATGAATCCGTTTACCGGCGAGATGCTGCCGCTGCCTGAAGGATCGCATGCGGTAGGAGCGCTGCTTCCGCAGGGCTTTACCCGTCTCTGTTTGCCGGGATATATCAAGACTGATAAATCGTACAAGCTCCCGCTGTTCGGTTATTCAGCTGTTGTATGGAAAGACGGAGGCTTCTACGTGGCCGCCGAACAGACCGATGATCCTTACAAATGGAATCCGCTCAACTGCGACCGCGATGCGGTGCGCAGCGGGGCGAACAGCCTGACTAGCAAATATCCCGAGAATCGTCTGTACGGACATCTCTCCAATTGTGCGCTCGGCTATGAATGTCTGACTTCCTCCAATACCTTTCTGAGCCGCTGGGAGGGAGGCGTTCCGGTATCCTATTCGTGCAATGCGGGCTGTTTCGGCTGCATTTCCGAACAGCCGGATGACAGCGGCTTTGTCTCGCCGCAGACTCGGATGAATTTCAAGCCGAGAGTAGAAGAGATTGTTGAAGTCATGCTGGAGCACTTGAAGACACCGGAATCCATTATCAGCTTCGGGCAAGGCTGCGAGGGAGAGCCATCGACGCAGGCGAAGCTGATCATTGAAGCGGTCCGTGAAGTCCGCTCCGTTACCGATATGGGTTATATCAATATTAACACGAACGCCGGACTCAGCGATCATATCCGGGGGATTGTCGACGCCGGACTCGATTTGATGCGCGTCAGCACCATCAGTGCGCTGGATGAGCACTACAATGCCTATTACAAGCCTCGCGGCTACACGCTGGCCAATGTGGAGAAATCGCTAAAGTATGCGGCGTCGGAGGGTGTTTACGCTTCCATCAATTATTTGGTATTTCCGGGGGTCACCGACCGGGAGGAAGAGGTTGAAGCGATGGTGGAGTTTGTGAAGCGTACCGGCCTCAAGCTTATCCAGATGCGCAATCTTAATATTGACCCGGAGAGCTATCTTGAGCTGATCCCGCCAGCCCGGGGCGAGCTCCTGGGAATGAAGACAATGCTTGAGATTTTTCGTGAGGAACTTCCGGGAGTGGTGATCGGCTCGTATACACATGTTCCTCCGGCTGGGGAGGCCCGGCCCAAGAAGGCTATTGCACGAGTCTTGCCTCAAAGCCGTAATATTTAA
- the rpmE gene encoding 50S ribosomal protein L31 — MQTAIQPKYNLVTVTCACGNTFEAGSVKQDLRVEICSACHPFFTGKQKFLDAGGRVDRFKKKYGI; from the coding sequence ATGCAAACTGCAATTCAACCGAAATATAATCTTGTAACTGTAACTTGCGCCTGCGGTAACACGTTCGAAGCTGGTTCTGTGAAACAGGATCTGCGCGTCGAAATTTGCTCCGCATGCCATCCGTTCTTTACTGGCAAGCAGAAGTTCCTGGATGCCGGCGGCCGCGTCGACAGATTCAAGAAGAAATACGGAATCTAA
- the dnaX gene encoding DNA polymerase III subunit gamma/tau — MEHIALYRAWRPQAFQDMVGQQHIIQTLQNAIREQRVSHAYLFSGPRGTGKTSAAKVLAKAVNCERGPGPEPCNECPSCLRIASGAVMDVQEIDAASNRGVEEIRDLRDKVKYAPTEVRRKVYIIDEVHMLTTEAFNALLKTLEEPPAHVMFILATTEPHKLPATIISRCQRFDFRRVSLEEQTNRLKVICEKEGISAEDDALQYIARLSDGGMRDALSVLDQISSFTDGHVTYQQVLGMTGGIPAEQFARLAKAILESDMGRLLELVEQLMHEGKSADKCLENLLYYFRDLLMIKMVPGSAALTDRVLSPEEFRDMAAAFSRERLFDIVDTLNRYLGEMKYATHPQTLFEVALMKLCSPQEKESSSGMQAHISGGAIPVDHGELDVLKRQIAALEKKLEQALQAGGVSGTGRESAHSKSAGSRASAAPRVSSTSKLPPQMDKFIAGKDSGDFANAYKQWSQVLQAVKEEKVTVHAWFVDGEPVSMTDDAVLVAFKNTIHRETTEKPANKQVIERVLETRLGKPYRLVTVMLRDWNEASAKSAQPAPKEELRLEHEHEAGEAAKEPWIDEAIQLFGEDLIVIKD, encoded by the coding sequence TTGGAACACATCGCGTTGTACCGTGCCTGGCGGCCTCAGGCGTTCCAGGACATGGTCGGACAACAGCACATTATCCAGACGCTTCAGAACGCGATTCGCGAGCAGCGGGTTTCACACGCCTATCTGTTCAGCGGCCCTCGGGGCACCGGGAAGACGAGTGCCGCCAAAGTATTGGCCAAAGCGGTCAATTGCGAGCGGGGACCGGGACCGGAACCGTGCAATGAATGTCCTTCGTGCTTACGGATTGCTTCGGGCGCGGTGATGGATGTGCAGGAAATCGACGCTGCATCCAACCGGGGCGTGGAGGAAATTCGCGACCTGCGGGATAAAGTGAAGTACGCTCCTACCGAGGTGCGGCGTAAAGTGTATATTATTGACGAAGTGCATATGCTGACTACGGAGGCGTTTAATGCCCTTCTGAAGACGCTGGAGGAGCCGCCTGCACATGTCATGTTCATTTTGGCGACAACAGAGCCCCATAAACTGCCGGCGACGATTATATCACGCTGTCAGCGCTTTGATTTCCGCAGAGTTTCGCTGGAGGAACAGACGAACCGGCTGAAGGTTATTTGCGAGAAGGAGGGCATTTCCGCCGAGGATGATGCGCTGCAGTACATTGCCCGCCTGTCGGACGGAGGGATGCGCGATGCGCTCAGTGTCCTGGATCAAATCTCTTCCTTTACCGACGGACATGTAACCTATCAGCAGGTACTCGGGATGACCGGCGGTATACCGGCGGAGCAATTTGCCCGCCTGGCTAAAGCCATTTTGGAGAGCGATATGGGGAGGCTGCTTGAATTGGTCGAGCAGCTGATGCATGAAGGGAAGAGCGCCGACAAATGCCTCGAAAATTTGCTGTATTACTTCCGCGATCTGCTTATGATCAAGATGGTGCCGGGTTCGGCCGCGCTGACTGACCGTGTGCTGAGTCCGGAGGAATTCCGGGACATGGCTGCGGCCTTCTCGCGTGAGCGGCTGTTCGACATTGTAGACACGCTGAACCGTTATTTAGGTGAGATGAAATATGCCACGCATCCGCAGACGTTGTTTGAGGTGGCGCTTATGAAGCTCTGCAGTCCACAGGAGAAGGAGAGCAGCTCTGGGATGCAGGCACATATTAGCGGCGGTGCTATACCGGTCGATCATGGAGAGCTGGATGTGCTCAAGCGGCAAATTGCCGCTCTGGAGAAGAAGCTGGAGCAAGCGCTTCAGGCCGGGGGTGTGTCTGGAACTGGCAGGGAGAGTGCTCATTCGAAGTCGGCGGGTAGCCGTGCTTCCGCCGCTCCGCGCGTATCCTCCACCTCTAAGCTTCCGCCGCAAATGGATAAATTCATAGCAGGCAAGGACAGCGGGGATTTTGCAAACGCATATAAACAATGGAGTCAGGTGCTTCAGGCGGTTAAGGAAGAGAAGGTAACGGTTCACGCCTGGTTTGTCGACGGTGAACCCGTATCAATGACCGACGACGCAGTTCTCGTGGCGTTTAAGAATACGATACACCGGGAAACCACCGAGAAGCCGGCTAACAAGCAGGTTATCGAACGTGTACTGGAGACTCGTCTGGGCAAGCCGTACCGTTTAGTCACTGTCATGCTTCGGGATTGGAATGAAGCCTCCGCGAAATCGGCGCAGCCTGCGCCTAAGGAAGAGCTTCGCCTGGAACATGAACATGAGGCCGGAGAAGCCGCCAAGGAACCCTGGATTGACGAGGCCATTCAGCTTTTTGGTGAAGACCTCATTGTCATCAAAGATTAA
- a CDS encoding YbaB/EbfC family nucleoid-associated protein, with protein sequence MNNMNQMMKQVKKMQEQMLKAQEELGNKTVEGSSGGGVVTVQVNGHKKLLSIEIKPEAVDPEDVEMLQDLVLTAVNDALTKAEELASSDMGKFTGGMKIPGLF encoded by the coding sequence ATGAACAATATGAACCAAATGATGAAGCAAGTCAAAAAAATGCAGGAGCAGATGCTGAAAGCCCAAGAAGAGCTTGGCAACAAAACGGTGGAAGGCTCCTCCGGCGGCGGAGTCGTAACCGTTCAGGTTAACGGACACAAGAAATTGCTATCCATCGAAATCAAGCCGGAAGCGGTAGACCCGGAAGATGTGGAAATGCTCCAGGATTTGGTTCTTACGGCCGTGAATGACGCTCTGACCAAAGCGGAAGAACTGGCTAGCTCGGATATGGGCAAATTTACCGGAGGCATGAAAATTCCCGGCCTGTTCTAA
- the recR gene encoding recombination mediator RecR, translating to MYYPEPLAKLIDAFTRLPGIGPKTAARLAFHVLNMKEDETIDFAKALVSVKRNLHYCSVCCNITDTDPCRICQDKARDASVICVVQDSKDLVAMERTKEFNGYYHVLQGAISPMEGVGPDDIRLKELLTRLSDERVQELILATNPNIEGEATAMYISRLVRPFEVKVTRIAHGLPVGGDLEYADEVTLSKALEGRRELF from the coding sequence TTGTATTACCCCGAACCGCTTGCCAAGCTGATCGATGCTTTTACGCGTTTGCCGGGAATCGGCCCTAAGACGGCCGCGCGGCTTGCATTTCATGTGTTGAACATGAAAGAAGACGAGACGATTGATTTTGCCAAAGCGCTCGTCAGCGTAAAACGCAATCTTCACTATTGCTCGGTCTGCTGCAATATTACCGATACCGACCCGTGCCGGATTTGCCAAGACAAAGCGCGCGACGCCTCGGTCATTTGCGTGGTGCAGGATTCCAAGGATCTTGTCGCTATGGAGCGGACCAAAGAATTCAACGGATATTATCATGTGCTGCAGGGCGCTATCTCCCCAATGGAAGGCGTCGGACCCGACGATATTCGGTTAAAGGAACTGCTCACAAGGCTCAGTGATGAAAGAGTGCAGGAACTTATTCTTGCTACAAATCCCAATATTGAGGGAGAAGCGACGGCGATGTATATTTCCCGGCTCGTCCGTCCGTTTGAAGTTAAAGTAACAAGGATCGCCCATGGTTTGCCTGTTGGCGGCGATCTCGAATATGCAGATGAGGTGACCTTGTCCAAGGCGCTGGAAGGCCGGCGCGAGCTTTTTTAA
- a CDS encoding DUF2508 family protein — protein sequence MKMGWWSEWRRKAGNEPGEDQDESWDVFTDVRKAQMEWERAHLMFDEAVGQDQIDYAIFILQAAERKYQIHLKHAKRVGLKRNQL from the coding sequence ATGAAGATGGGCTGGTGGAGCGAGTGGCGCCGGAAGGCCGGCAACGAACCGGGGGAGGATCAAGATGAGAGTTGGGATGTGTTTACCGATGTGAGGAAGGCTCAAATGGAATGGGAAAGAGCTCATCTGATGTTTGACGAAGCCGTCGGCCAAGATCAGATTGATTATGCCATTTTTATTTTGCAAGCCGCAGAGCGAAAATATCAAATTCACCTGAAGCATGCCAAAAGAGTTGGCTTGAAGCGTAACCAGTTATAA
- a CDS encoding pro-sigmaK processing inhibitor BofA family protein, with product MKAIAAGILILSVVLLVAVVFKKRLGWGWLGLFGSHLILAAVGLYIVDFTQLAGTVYIPLNPATIGTVSVLGLPGVVMLVGLKITLFG from the coding sequence ATGAAAGCAATAGCGGCAGGCATACTGATTCTATCCGTAGTGTTACTTGTGGCAGTCGTATTTAAAAAAAGACTAGGCTGGGGGTGGCTGGGCCTTTTCGGCTCCCACCTGATTCTGGCCGCAGTGGGGCTATACATCGTCGATTTCACTCAATTGGCGGGAACGGTGTACATTCCGCTGAACCCGGCAACGATAGGAACCGTATCCGTTCTCGGTCTTCCGGGAGTGGTCATGCTTGTAGGTTTAAAAATTACCTTATTTGGGTAG